From the genome of Helicoverpa zea isolate HzStark_Cry1AcR chromosome 1, ilHelZeax1.1, whole genome shotgun sequence, one region includes:
- the LOC124633478 gene encoding uncharacterized protein LOC124633478: MAKVVSVLVLMVLLAAIVDGRDWRFESARRVKRGYNTGLGSNNGGYGRSDEQDASVSRERYGCSEPQGGGSYGSGSRELPYDRDDRSSDRHHRFLSKATASASAKASATSFNQDHTNL, translated from the exons ATGGCGAAGGTAGTGTCTGTGTTGGTTTTAATGGTGCTCCTGGCTGCGATCGTGGATGGCAGAG ACTGGAGGTTCGAATCAGCGAGACGAGTGAAACGCGGCTACAACACTGGCCTGGGCTCCAATAACGGAGGTTATGGTCGGAGCGATGAGCAAGATGCCAGTGTCAGCAGGGAGCGGTATGGATGTAGTGAGCCGCAAGGAGGTGGCAG CTACGGCAGCGGCAGCCGCGAGCTGCCATACGACAGAGATGACCGCTCAAGCGACCGACATCACCGCTTTCTGAGCAAAGCGACCGCATCCGCCTCCGCTAAAGCGTCCGCGACCTCTTTCAACCAGGACCACACAAACCTTTGA
- the LOC124633735 gene encoding glycine-rich cell wall structural protein 2-like yields the protein MKNLTLIALALVVLAVCVHAAPGGGKGDGGKGKGGGKAGGGGGGGGSSSGSDSNSSESNEDSGSGGKGKGDGGKGKGDGGKGKSDGGKGKDDGKGDDKGYGKGYGWGR from the exons ATGAAGAACTTAACGCTCATTGCACTTGCGTTAGTAGTTTTGGCTGTGTGTGTACATGCGGCACCTGGAG GTGGCAAAGGTGACGGAGGAAAAGGCAAAGGAGGTGGCAAAGCTGGCGGGGGCGGTGGTGGAGGTGGCAGCAGCTCCGGCAGTGACAGCAACAGCAGTGAGAGCAATGAAGACAGCGGCAGTGGCGGCAAGGGCAAGGGAGATGGCGGCAAGGGCAAAGGAGATGGCGGCAAGGGCAAAAGTGATGGCGGCAAGGGGAAAGATGATGGCAAAGGAGATGACAAAGGATATGGCAAAGGGTACGGATGGGGGCGATAA